CCAAATACCAAAGCCAATGCAGATCCATTCTAGTATCATGAAAAGTGTTGAAAGAATTAACATAAGCCAAACCATTTTATTCCTCCTCACATATTTGCGAGCTGACCTAAGTGCTTGTCCGTATGATGTTAAATATATGTAAGTTTTTTTAAAAACAGTATGGTCTGTATGGAAATATTTTAGTCCAGTAATTTTTTAAAAGTTTTACACATAACCTTCTCTATTTCTTTTCAAAATAAGGATGGAGGAGGTTTTTCGCTTGAAGAATCTTAAAATTATTTGGATCTATCGATTAGGGTTATTGTTATTAGTGTTTTTATGTTTGCTCGTCTTTTTAAAAATTAAACCACTATGGGCGCCAATCATATTCGTGTTTAAAGTAGCAATTACACCATTTTTAATTGCTTGTTTCATCGCGTATTTACTGCATCCTTTAATTGAAAAATTATATAAAGAGGGAATGCCACGTACACTTGCGATTTTGCTTATTTATATTCTCTTTTTTGGTGGTCTCGGTTATGGAATTTATAAAGGGACACCGGTTGTGATTGCGCAGCTACAAGAAATCAATAAGCAATTCCCGCAGTTTATGAAAATGTATGATTCTTGGATGGACGGTGTGACAGAACAGACAGACAATTTCCCATCGTTTATTCATGAGAAAGTAAAGCAAATATTTGTCGGCATTGAGATGAAGATACAAGCACTTTTAAATAAGGTGATGAGTACAGCACGTGGTGTACTGGATTCATTACTCATCATTTTCTTGATTCCTTTCATTGTATTTTACATATTAAAAGACTATGGAGAGTTTTATCACGTTTTTTGGAAGCTTGTTCCGAGTAAATGGCGTAGTACAGGACAAGTATTGGCGAAGGAGATCGATAAGTCACTTGGAAGTTATATTCGAGGGCAATTATTTGTTTGTTTAGTTTTAGGAGGAGTGTCCGCTCTTTCATTTTGGTTTATTGCGATGAAGTACCCACTGTTATTAGGCATTATTGTTGGAGTTACCGATATTATTCCTTACTTTGGACCAATTTTAGGAGCGATTCCGACGT
This sequence is a window from Bacillus pseudomycoides DSM 12442. Protein-coding genes within it:
- a CDS encoding AI-2E family transporter, which codes for MEEVFRLKNLKIIWIYRLGLLLLVFLCLLVFLKIKPLWAPIIFVFKVAITPFLIACFIAYLLHPLIEKLYKEGMPRTLAILLIYILFFGGLGYGIYKGTPVVIAQLQEINKQFPQFMKMYDSWMDGVTEQTDNFPSFIHEKVKQIFVGIEMKIQALLNKVMSTARGVLDSLLIIFLIPFIVFYILKDYGEFYHVFWKLVPSKWRSTGQVLAKEIDKSLGSYIRGQLFVCLVLGGVSALSFWFIAMKYPLLLGIIVGVTDIIPYFGPILGAIPTLMIAATVSTNLFIKAGIALAILQFVESNILSPYIVGKSLRMHPVIIMLALLIGGEIGGIVGLLIAVPILAVIRTVIVHIKPLWKH